In a single window of the Acetivibrio clariflavus DSM 19732 genome:
- a CDS encoding HlyD family secretion protein has translation MKRIFILGVITIMLLTGGCSKNEIDTGLTINDTGEFEETVDVFGVVKANDVKDLFIDFPVLIEDIHVKEGQKVKKGDAIITINYEDYKNQIKSKEIELYSLKRELENSQLELENNQQELIKLQKDLQELQDYLSNGNHSDLVKLSNDLDNANSDYEASLKELKINEELLKKGAISQDELDSYKKKVDNYKKQVINLEAALKKCKNDLQKEVDNLKLSIKQKSELIENCRDKSIYEDKLKYIENSIKLMNDKVNKSYIIQNTIVSDVDNAIVYGLNCVKGESVQNSKRLFSLVNINSIVVEANVPEEFINDINFRT, from the coding sequence ATGAAAAGAATATTTATACTAGGAGTAATAACAATAATGTTATTAACTGGGGGATGCAGCAAAAATGAAATTGATACTGGTCTCACTATAAATGATACCGGAGAATTTGAAGAAACTGTGGATGTTTTTGGGGTTGTAAAAGCTAATGATGTTAAGGATTTATTTATCGACTTTCCTGTTTTGATTGAAGATATTCATGTTAAAGAAGGGCAAAAAGTAAAAAAAGGTGATGCAATTATTACAATAAATTATGAAGATTACAAAAACCAGATAAAGTCTAAAGAGATAGAATTATATTCGTTAAAACGGGAATTGGAAAACAGTCAGCTAGAATTAGAGAATAACCAACAGGAATTGATAAAGCTTCAAAAAGATTTACAGGAATTACAGGATTATCTAAGTAATGGAAATCATTCGGATTTAGTAAAGTTATCAAATGATTTGGATAATGCAAATTCAGATTATGAAGCTTCATTAAAGGAGCTAAAAATCAATGAGGAGTTACTAAAAAAAGGCGCAATATCTCAGGATGAGTTGGATTCATATAAGAAAAAAGTAGATAATTATAAAAAACAAGTAATTAATTTGGAAGCAGCTTTGAAGAAATGTAAAAACGATCTACAAAAAGAAGTAGATAATTTAAAACTTTCTATTAAGCAAAAATCTGAATTAATTGAGAATTGTAGAGATAAGAGTATTTATGAAGATAAATTAAAGTACATTGAAAATTCAATAAAATTGATGAATGACAAAGTTAATAAAAGCTATATAATACAAAATACTATAGTGTCGGATGTGGATAATGCCATAGTTTATGGTTTAAATTGTGTAAAAGGAGAATCTGTACAAAATTCAAAAAGATTATTCAGCCTTGTGAATATTAACTCCATTGTAGTTGAAGCAAATGTACCTGAGGAATTCATAAATGATATCAACTTTCGCACGTGA
- a CDS encoding ABC transporter ATP-binding protein, producing MSLSLAVEIHNLYKTYKLGSIEVEVLKGINLSVEKGEFVSIMGPSGSGKSTLLYLIGGLDKSSSGSIKVNGRELSNMTDRIESLMRRREIGFVFQFYNLIPNLNVEENIMLPILLDGKKIKHYKDRLEELLSIVGLSNRRHHTPRELSGGQQQRVAIARALINEPDIILADEPIGNLDSKSGTEIMELLRRINREKGKTIIQVTHSREAAEYGNRIINVKDGRVDLL from the coding sequence TTGAGTTTGAGTTTGGCAGTTGAAATACATAACCTTTATAAAACATATAAACTTGGTTCTATAGAAGTTGAAGTATTAAAAGGTATTAATCTGTCAGTTGAAAAGGGGGAATTTGTTTCAATTATGGGACCTTCCGGTTCGGGTAAGAGTACACTTTTATATTTAATAGGTGGACTTGACAAGTCGTCTTCAGGAAGTATAAAAGTCAATGGAAGAGAACTCTCTAATATGACAGACAGAATTGAAAGTCTGATGAGAAGAAGAGAAATAGGGTTTGTTTTTCAATTTTACAACCTTATTCCCAATTTAAATGTGGAAGAAAATATTATGCTTCCAATTTTATTAGATGGGAAGAAAATAAAACACTATAAAGACAGGTTAGAAGAGCTTTTAAGTATAGTCGGTCTTTCAAATAGGCGGCATCATACTCCTAGAGAATTGTCTGGTGGACAACAGCAAAGGGTTGCAATTGCAAGAGCATTGATAAACGAACCTGACATTATTCTTGCTGATGAACCTATTGGTAATCTCGATAGTAAATCAGGTACTGAAATCATGGAACTCTTGAGAAGGATAAACAGGGAAAAGGGTAAGACAATAATTCAAGTGACCCATTCAAGGGAAGCAGCTGAATATGGGAATAGAATAATAAATGTTAAAGATGGGAGAGTTGATTTACTATGA
- a CDS encoding IS4 family transposase yields MSIVSQKVKEENRFSLTVDNFFKMFSVGYLLKKSNAYKDKGIPCLTVFKVLFELVFTGKNLFMNYKAESFDIPFARDVVYRFLNSIHINWQRFLYLLSAKVINHHIDRLTSDERVDAFVIDDSFYSRTRSKSVELLSWVKDHADGNKNKKGFRMLTLGWTDGNSFIPVAFNLLSSTNPRVCINPAKNTIDKRTVGFKRRQNALATSPESALSMLEQAVATGIKAKYVLFDSWFSFPATIIKICKMNLNVIAMVKDTPKIYYNFNGEKKSLREIYRTVRKRRGRSKYLASVMVELHDKEGNHIPAKIVFVRDRRNKSKWLALISTDTSLPETEIIRIYGKRWDIEVFFKMCKSYLKLAKEFQGRSYDMMVAHTTIVFSRYIMLAVENRNNTDLRTIGTLFYYCCDELEDIKFHEALQLIIEALKTTLQEKLLLTKETVNEFLNYFVTCLPVHIKAKLSVVSCES; encoded by the coding sequence ATGTCTATTGTATCACAGAAGGTTAAGGAAGAAAATAGATTTTCTTTGACAGTTGATAACTTTTTCAAAATGTTTTCTGTAGGCTATCTGTTAAAAAAGTCAAACGCATATAAAGATAAAGGTATTCCTTGTCTTACGGTATTCAAAGTACTGTTTGAACTTGTTTTTACAGGCAAAAATCTGTTTATGAACTATAAAGCAGAAAGCTTTGATATACCATTTGCAAGGGATGTGGTCTACAGATTCTTAAATTCCATACATATCAACTGGCAAAGATTTTTATATTTGCTTTCTGCAAAGGTCATAAATCATCATATCGATAGATTAACGTCAGATGAACGGGTTGATGCCTTTGTAATTGACGATTCCTTCTACAGTAGGACAAGAAGCAAGTCAGTTGAGCTTTTAAGTTGGGTCAAAGATCATGCTGACGGCAATAAGAATAAAAAAGGCTTTCGTATGCTTACACTTGGTTGGACAGACGGTAATTCATTTATTCCTGTGGCCTTCAACCTTTTAAGTTCAACAAATCCAAGGGTTTGCATTAATCCAGCGAAAAATACTATAGATAAAAGAACCGTTGGTTTTAAACGCCGACAGAATGCCTTAGCCACTTCACCGGAATCTGCTCTGTCTATGCTGGAACAAGCAGTTGCTACCGGTATTAAAGCAAAATATGTTTTATTTGACAGTTGGTTCTCCTTTCCGGCTACTATTATCAAAATTTGTAAGATGAATCTTAATGTGATAGCTATGGTAAAGGATACTCCCAAGATTTACTATAACTTCAATGGTGAAAAAAAATCATTGAGAGAGATATACCGAACTGTCAGGAAACGTAGAGGAAGATCAAAATACCTTGCTTCAGTTATGGTAGAATTACACGATAAAGAAGGAAACCACATTCCAGCAAAAATTGTCTTTGTCCGTGACCGAAGAAACAAGAGTAAATGGCTAGCTCTCATATCTACAGATACTAGTCTTCCCGAAACAGAGATAATCAGGATATACGGAAAACGCTGGGACATAGAGGTATTCTTCAAGATGTGTAAGTCATACCTTAAGCTGGCTAAGGAATTTCAAGGTCGTTCTTATGATATGATGGTTGCCCATACAACTATTGTTTTTTCAAGGTACATTATGTTAGCGGTTGAGAACCGCAATAATACTGATTTACGCACTATTGGTACTTTGTTCTACTATTGCTGCGATGAACTTGAGGACATTAAATTCCATGAGGCACTGCAGCTTATAATAGAGGCTTTAAAAACTACTTTACAGGAAAAACTGCTTTTGACAAAGGAAACAGTCAACGAGTTTCTCAACTACTTTGTCACTTGTTTGCCTGTTCATATCAAGGCAAAGCTATCAGTTGTTTCCTGCGAAAGTTGA
- a CDS encoding IS256 family transposase, translating to MSEGKKNIIAGLIQEYDIKTAEDIQDALKDLLGSTIQAILEAEMDEHLGYEPYERSENSNSRNGKKSKTIRSKYGEMEIDVPQDRESSFEPKIVRKRQKDISGIEDKIIAMYAKGLTTREISEQIEDIYGFEVSEGMVSNITNKLLPEIEEWQRRPLSSIYPIVFIDAVHFSVRDNGIIRKLAAYTILGINEEGKKEVLTIQIGENESSKYWLNVLNELKNRGVKDILVLCADGLTGIKESIAVAYPQTEYQRCIVHQVRNTLKYVADKDKKAFAADLKSIYQAPSEEAGYAQMKEVTEKWQEHYPNAMKSWTANWDVISPIFKFSADVRKVIYTTNAIESLNSTYRRLNSKRSVFPSDTALLKALYLATFEVTKKWTLPIRNWGKVYGELSIMYEGRLP from the coding sequence ATGAGTGAGGGCAAAAAGAATATTATTGCAGGTTTAATTCAGGAGTATGATATTAAAACAGCAGAAGACATCCAGGATGCTTTAAAGGACCTACTAGGCAGTACTATACAAGCTATATTAGAAGCAGAAATGGATGAACATTTAGGGTATGAACCGTATGAACGATCAGAAAATTCAAATTCTCGTAACGGGAAGAAGAGTAAAACTATTCGCAGTAAATATGGTGAGATGGAAATTGATGTTCCACAAGACCGTGAGAGCTCATTCGAGCCTAAAATAGTTCGTAAGCGACAAAAAGATATTTCAGGAATTGAGGACAAAATCATAGCCATGTATGCAAAAGGACTTACAACAAGGGAGATATCTGAGCAAATTGAGGATATCTATGGATTTGAAGTCAGTGAAGGCATGGTTTCAAATATCACTAACAAGTTACTTCCTGAAATTGAGGAATGGCAAAGACGGCCTTTATCCAGCATTTATCCTATTGTTTTCATAGACGCTGTACACTTTTCTGTCAGGGATAACGGAATTATACGCAAGCTTGCAGCGTACACAATACTAGGGATTAATGAAGAAGGGAAAAAAGAGGTTTTAACAATCCAGATAGGAGAAAATGAGAGCAGCAAATATTGGCTAAACGTTTTAAATGAACTTAAAAATCGAGGAGTAAAAGATATCCTTGTGCTATGTGCTGATGGATTAACAGGAATTAAGGAATCAATAGCTGTGGCGTATCCTCAGACAGAGTACCAGCGTTGTATAGTACACCAGGTTAGGAACACGCTAAAATATGTAGCGGATAAGGACAAAAAGGCATTTGCAGCAGACTTAAAGAGTATTTACCAAGCACCATCCGAAGAAGCAGGATACGCGCAAATGAAGGAAGTAACAGAGAAGTGGCAAGAGCATTATCCCAATGCAATGAAGAGTTGGACAGCAAATTGGGATGTAATCAGCCCAATATTTAAGTTTTCGGCAGATGTGAGAAAGGTTATATATACTACCAACGCAATTGAGAGTCTAAATAGCACATACCGACGTCTAAACAGCAAAAGAAGTGTATTTCCAAGCGACACTGCACTATTAAAAGCTTTATATTTAGCAACATTTGAAGTTACCAAAAAGTGGACATTACCTATAAGGAATTGGGGTAAGGTCTATGGTGAGTTATCTATCATGTATGAGGGTAGGTTGCCGTAG